The genomic interval GTGATGTAAATAGTTTTTATCTGTACAAATCATTTCTTGAAATATCACAAAATGATAATTTATCCTATGAAAAGGTAAAAGATAAATTAAACAATGCTTTTTTTAGATTGGAAGCATTTATGAACGGGACCGTTAACCAATATGTTCACTTTGATTTTAATACCACTTTTACCGAGCTATTTTATTGTACTAGAAAACTAGAAAATGTCTCTTATGCTAATTATAATCTTATCGGAGAATATTGGGGATTAACGGAACAAATAAGAGTTGATTATGATAAATCGACTTTTGATAATCATAAAGCATATGAAAATAAAGCGTTTTGCAATGATTGTAATGTTATTTCCTCAATTGCATGGGATAGAATAAGTGAGTTTAATTCATTTGCAACTCCAGATGAAATTGAAGAACAAAACAGGAAAAAATCAATTTCGGATGTGATAAAGGCTTCTGATAAAGTGGAAGCAGTTAAAGAAGAAATTAAAAATTTAATAGTAGAAACACCTACAGAAGAATCGAACTTATATCCTCGAATTTTTACTTCTGATAAAGCATTTCACAAATTCAAAAATCTAGTAGAAGCATTCGGTAATGGTGATGAAAAATTAGCCGATTACAGTTTTGTTTTTCACCGCATGAGAAAAGATAAATTAATTTATGATGATTACCAGCAAACGCAATTTGTTTATTTTCTATTAGAATTTAATATAAATATCAGCAGAATAAAACCTAAAACCCAATTAGGAAAATCAGATTTAAGAGAAAGTATATACAATAGAGTATAAATACTTTTAAGAAACCGTGTCATAAAACACACGACTTCATTCAATCCACAACACGACTTCATTTGCAATTTTGACTTGTTAAACTTTAAAACAACAAGTCATGCAAACCAATTCAGTATTATTAGAAAGCCTAACAGTTGAACAACTTCAACAAATTATAGGTACGTCCGTTAGAAACGGTATTCAAGAATTTCAAAAAGAAATCCAATCCAAAAATGATGATGAAGCACTTCTCACCAGAGAGGAAACATGTCAATTCCTTAAAATTGATAGCAGCACATTATGGGCTTGGACCAATAAAGGAAAAGTCAAAGCCTACGGAATAGGCGCACGACGTTACTACAAGAAAAGTGAATTATTAGCTGGCTTATCCTTATTAAAAAAATAAGCTATGGAGGACTTTTCAATTACTCAAAAAGAAGCCGAAAGGATTTATGTAAAAATTGCATCCTTAGAGGTAAGCATCAAGAAACAGCAACAATACATTAACTCTGAAGACCTTTTCTTCGACAATGTAGAGTTTATGCAGCTGATGAATATTAGTGTCCGTACAGCTCAAAAATGGAGAGACAGTAAAATAATCGGATTCTCTCAAGTAGGTTCAAAAATCTATTACAGATTATCCGACATTCAAAAACTATTGAATGAGAATTATAATCCAAAAAGAGAATCTTAATCCTAAACTATAGCAAACTGATGGTATCAAAATATAAAAACTTCGGAACGAGATTAGAGGATGTTTCAATCTTCGATATTTTTCAAGATATAAAATCCAATAAATACGAAGGCGAAATAAACGCAATTCGTTTTGCAATGCATTCTGAAAAGCTAGAAATGGCAGACAAGCTAAAAAGCGAATTAGTAGCGTTTACTGCTTCTGGAACGTTTGGAAAACAGCGAAAAAAAGAGTTTTTAGTTTCCTATTCTCAAATAGTAAATCTTGATTTTGACCATATTCCAGTGGAAGATTTAAGTAGTTTAATAACTAAAATAAACGGCTGTGAACTCACATTAGCATCGTTTGTTAGTCCAAGAGGAGAAGGTTTAAAAGTATTCATCAAAATCAATTCTAATGCAGAAAAACACACGATTGCTTACAGTCAAGTGGCTAATTATTACCAAAACCTTACAGGTTTTGATTTTGACCCAAAATGTAAAGACATTTCCAGATTATGTTTTGTTTCCCATGATCCAAATCTTTTTATAAATGAAAATGCAACTATATTTGAAGTTCAAGAAGAAAGCAAAAGTGAAGAAAAAATAAAAACAAAGCCAAAACCGATTCAAGTTACACAATTCCTTTCAACAGATGAAAAATTAGATAATTGCTTAAAATTTACAGAACAAAAAGCACAATATCACAACGGTAATCGCAATAACTTTATATACCTGCTGGCAAGTAATGCAAACAGAAACGGAATACATCAGGAAGATACGTTAGATTATTGCATTACCAATTTTGATTTATCCGAAAGCGAAATTAAAACAACGGTTCAATCTGTCTACAAAAATCAAATTGCAGACTTTGCAAAGTTTGCAAACTATGGAAAGTTGCAAAGTGTTGATAATCCAATTAATCATGCAGAGCTAAACAAAGCGGTTATTGAAGTTGAAGAAGAAGATGTATTAAAAACTACACCTATAATTCCTCAATCTGTTTATGATAATTTACCGCCTATATTGTTTGAGAGCTGTAAAGTATTTAAAGAGCCACGAGAACGTGATACTTTCTTAACAGGTGCATTAGCAATTCTTTCAGGTTGTTTACCTAACGTTTCAGGTTTGTATAGTGGTAGTGTTGTTTATCCTAGTTTATTTTCTTTCATTTTAGCTCCAGCTGCTTCTGGAAAAGGAGCTTTAAAATTTGCAAAAGCATTAGCAGACAAATATCATGACAAAATGGTTGCTGAATCAGATGAAGCAAGGAAACGCTATTTAGAAAGTATGGAAGCCTACAAATTATTAAAAGCAAATAAAAAACTAGACCAGAGTCAAGAAATGCCTGTAGCACCCAAATTAAAAGTAGTCTATATTCCTGCCAATACGAGTAATGCAAAAGTAATTCAGCATTTAGATTGGAATGAAGGTAAAGGAATTATTTGTGAAACCGAAGCCGATACATTAGGACAAACATTCAAAAACGAATGGGGTTCTTATTCTGATATGCTTCGAAAATCCTTTCATCACGAGAAAATTTCTGTAAGTCGTAAAACAGATGCCGAGTTTGTCGAAGTAAATGAACCGCAACTTTCAGTTGCATTGTCAGGAACACCAAAACAAATTTTCAATATCATTTCTTCTGCCGAAGATGGTTTGTTTAGCCGGTTCATTTTCTATGTTTTTAAAACGGATGCCGTTTGGCTCGATCCTTCACCAAAAGGAAACCCGATAAATCTAACCGACTTTTTTAAAACACAATCAAGAGAAGTATTGAAAATGGTAGAGTTTTTCGAAAAAGATAACATGATACTTCATTTAACAGAGGAACAATGGGATAGATTCAATCCTCTTTTTAGCTCTTTTCTCCATCAAGTAAATACTTTTGTTAGTGATGATGCACTTAGTGTTGTCAAACGATTAGGAATCATTCTATATCGCTTATGTATGATTTTTACCGCTATCAGGAAATTTAAAAATAACCAATATGAAGTAGAAATCTTTTGTTCAGATGTTGATTTTGATACGGCATTAACTTTAGTTGAAACCTATTTGGAACACAGTGTGATCATGTTTAATAATTTACCAAAACAAGGCGATCAAGGCCCTTTTAAATCAGGGGAAAAGAAAAAGCAGTTTTTTGATGCATTACCGATTGAATTCCAACGAAAGCAAGCTGTAGAAATTGGTATAACTTATAAATTATCTGAAAGGACGGTTGATAATTTGTTGAAAGCTTGTTTAGGTTCTCACTTAACGCAGCCAGATTATGGGGTTTACAAAAAAGTAACTTGATACTAAGTTATTTCAGTTCGTTTGCTTTAAAAATAAACAAAATACGTTAATTTGCTACTTTTAAGATGAATGAACTAATTGTAAATTAGCATGGGTAGAGAAATAGTAACGAAATTTAAAGAAGATTATTCAACATACAACAAGCTGTTGAAAGAAACTAAATCAATATTTGATAATGTTATTAATATTACTGAAGTTGGTAATAATGCAAATACTTTAGAAAAAATAGAAGATTTAAAACACAAGACTTTAAAAAACAATATTGAATTGATTATCAATGTAAAAGTGAGTAATAATAAGTTTTTTCAATTTAAACTAAAGTGTAAAGAGTATTGCAAAATTCCTTTTTTTAGATTTGATAGTGATGGTGATACCCATAGGAATTATTTAGAAAATACAACAAAATTAGATGCGCAAAAAGTAGAACCGCCCCATTTTCATTTTTTCAATGAAGACGGTTTGAATTTAGCTTATCAAACGCCTCAACTTGAAAACAAAAATGAAAAGAAAGCTTTAGAGGACATTAATTTATGTATTTTCCATTTTTTCAAAGAAGCAAATATTATTTTATCAAATGATTTGTTACCAATAATAAAAATTAAAGGAAACTCTTTAGGTTTAGACTTTTCAAATGATGATCCAAATGCAAATATGACATTTTTATGAGTACATTAGAAAATATATATGATGATATAACATCAACTTTTGGAAACCTTTGGAGTTTTAAAAGCAGAGGTAAATCTATTGAGATTATTACACCATTTGCAACAACAAACCACAGGTTCATTTCGGTGTTTATTAGTATTCAAGGTGATGAGTTTATTGTTTCAGATGGTGGTTGGATAGAACAAGGTATTTATGATAATAATTTTAACTTAGATGAAGATTGTTACAAAAAAATAATTATGCATTATCAAGATGTTTTTAAAATAAAAGAAACTAAAAACGCAGCCAAGACAATTTATTTTTATAAAAAAACAAGTAATCCAATTTCGGTAGCTTCAATAGTTTTTGACTTATCAAATTTCGTGTCAACTATAGTTAGTTTATCATTTGTTGAATACACTGAAAAAGAAGAAAAAGAAACAAAAGAACGCTTTAATAAAAAGGCCAACTTATATCTAACTACGATCGTAGATCATGAACATATAAAATTTAATAGTCCTATTGGTGATAATAAGAAAATTAAGTTTAATGCAATTGTAACCAAAAATAAAAATGAGTTAATCTTATTGAATTACATAACAGGAAGTTCAGATTATTATTTCAGTAATAGTATATCAAAAACAAATATGATTTTTGAAATGGCTTTAAAAACACCATTATCCAGTTTTATTAGCAAGAAAATATCAATTATTGACACCGATGCTTCAGGTTATATTCCTCAAAAAGTAAATCCATTTTTAAATCACTTATTCGAAAATACTGGTTCTATTGAGGTAAATTGGCATGAAAAAGAAATACTCCATGAATTATTAAATAATTAGTATCGCGGTATCATTTACCCTAGCCTTTTGATGCTATGATAGATGATACCAACTTTAAATCAATACGTATTTTCTAGACCAGATAATTAGTATTGGTAGTCGTCATGAATTTAACAACTAGGATAAATATATTTCAGACGATTAGGATAACAAGATTTGCACAGCGCGATTAAGGATTTACTAATTCGAAATGGAAAATAATTATAAATAGTGTAA from Flavobacterium ovatum carries:
- a CDS encoding helix-turn-helix domain-containing protein; translation: MQTNSVLLESLTVEQLQQIIGTSVRNGIQEFQKEIQSKNDDEALLTREETCQFLKIDSSTLWAWTNKGKVKAYGIGARRYYKKSELLAGLSLLKK
- a CDS encoding helix-turn-helix domain-containing protein; this translates as MEDFSITQKEAERIYVKIASLEVSIKKQQQYINSEDLFFDNVEFMQLMNISVRTAQKWRDSKIIGFSQVGSKIYYRLSDIQKLLNENYNPKRES
- a CDS encoding DUF3987 domain-containing protein, with amino-acid sequence MVSKYKNFGTRLEDVSIFDIFQDIKSNKYEGEINAIRFAMHSEKLEMADKLKSELVAFTASGTFGKQRKKEFLVSYSQIVNLDFDHIPVEDLSSLITKINGCELTLASFVSPRGEGLKVFIKINSNAEKHTIAYSQVANYYQNLTGFDFDPKCKDISRLCFVSHDPNLFINENATIFEVQEESKSEEKIKTKPKPIQVTQFLSTDEKLDNCLKFTEQKAQYHNGNRNNFIYLLASNANRNGIHQEDTLDYCITNFDLSESEIKTTVQSVYKNQIADFAKFANYGKLQSVDNPINHAELNKAVIEVEEEDVLKTTPIIPQSVYDNLPPILFESCKVFKEPRERDTFLTGALAILSGCLPNVSGLYSGSVVYPSLFSFILAPAASGKGALKFAKALADKYHDKMVAESDEARKRYLESMEAYKLLKANKKLDQSQEMPVAPKLKVVYIPANTSNAKVIQHLDWNEGKGIICETEADTLGQTFKNEWGSYSDMLRKSFHHEKISVSRKTDAEFVEVNEPQLSVALSGTPKQIFNIISSAEDGLFSRFIFYVFKTDAVWLDPSPKGNPINLTDFFKTQSREVLKMVEFFEKDNMILHLTEEQWDRFNPLFSSFLHQVNTFVSDDALSVVKRLGIILYRLCMIFTAIRKFKNNQYEVEIFCSDVDFDTALTLVETYLEHSVIMFNNLPKQGDQGPFKSGEKKKQFFDALPIEFQRKQAVEIGITYKLSERTVDNLLKACLGSHLTQPDYGVYKKVT